A genome region from Akkermansiaceae bacterium includes the following:
- a CDS encoding glycosyltransferase family 2 protein, which yields MIASQPQLLVVLPIFNEEESISSVIQEWFATLVSHAPDFRLLAIDDGSTDRTLDLLHSLKSGLGDRLEILTRPNRGHGQTCIEGYKIALDRKIPFILQIDSDGQSEPSHFQEFWALREDFDVIYGKRNRSDGARRVLASAVLRTLLRLIAKADCVDANVPYRLMRSESCAKAIRSVSPDIFLANVALAVGLAKSPEIHHGSIPINFPPRKGGEPSVPFLKFASKGLELFIQLRKSGIPR from the coding sequence TTGATCGCCTCGCAGCCCCAACTTCTTGTCGTCCTGCCGATCTTCAACGAAGAGGAATCGATTTCCTCTGTAATCCAGGAATGGTTCGCAACATTGGTTTCCCACGCACCGGACTTCAGGCTGCTCGCCATTGACGACGGCTCCACCGACCGGACTTTGGATCTCCTTCATTCCCTGAAATCCGGACTCGGTGATCGCCTGGAAATCCTCACCCGCCCGAACCGTGGCCACGGCCAGACCTGCATCGAAGGTTACAAAATTGCCCTCGACCGGAAAATACCCTTCATCCTCCAGATCGACTCCGACGGGCAGTCGGAGCCATCCCATTTCCAGGAATTCTGGGCTTTGAGGGAAGACTTCGATGTCATTTACGGGAAACGAAACCGCAGCGACGGAGCAAGGCGCGTCCTTGCAAGCGCGGTTCTCCGCACCCTGCTCAGGCTAATCGCAAAAGCCGATTGCGTGGATGCCAATGTTCCCTACCGCCTGATGCGTTCGGAATCCTGCGCCAAAGCGATCCGATCCGTATCCCCTGATATCTTCCTAGCAAATGTAGCGCTCGCCGTAGGCCTTGCGAAATCCCCAGAAATCCACCACGGCAGCATTCCAATCAACTTTCCACCCAGGAAAGGAGGCGAACCCTCGGTGCCCTTCCTCAAATTCGCATCCAAAGGCCTCGAGCTCTTCATCCAGCTCAGAAAATCCGGTATACCCAGGTAA
- a CDS encoding UPF0175 family protein: protein MKVELDIPDSALSALRQAPAEFAACLRLMAAAKLYETGNLSQERAAELAGQSRQDFVLQLSRLSVSPFQGVEEDLISLSPLP, encoded by the coding sequence ATGAAAGTAGAACTCGACATCCCAGATTCCGCGCTTTCCGCACTGCGTCAAGCACCTGCTGAGTTTGCTGCCTGTCTCCGTCTTATGGCCGCCGCCAAGCTCTATGAAACCGGTAACCTGAGTCAAGAACGTGCCGCTGAGTTGGCCGGACAATCCCGCCAGGATTTCGTGCTTCAGCTATCCCGTTTGAGTGTTTCACCGTTTCAGGGAGTGGAGGAAGACCTGATTTCTCTTTCCCCTCTTCCGTGA
- a CDS encoding DUF3368 domain-containing protein, with protein sequence MILVFNASPIIVLAKAGLLDRLLPLGDEVWIPEAVASEVAAARDLGDPASGWIAGNSTLIHPTTLVSPFLMAWDLGAGESAVISLAVEFPNAVAVLDDLAARRCAQAMGLRIVGTLGLILMAKRAGIIPSASRALDAVVAAGLFISPHHLEAIRIQAQEE encoded by the coding sequence GTGATTCTGGTTTTCAACGCGTCGCCGATTATCGTTCTCGCCAAAGCAGGCCTCTTGGATCGGCTGCTCCCGCTGGGGGATGAAGTCTGGATCCCTGAAGCGGTCGCCAGCGAAGTCGCTGCAGCAAGGGATCTGGGCGATCCCGCTTCTGGCTGGATTGCTGGAAATTCTACACTCATTCATCCCACAACGCTTGTTTCACCTTTTCTCATGGCATGGGATCTGGGAGCTGGAGAATCTGCGGTGATTTCTCTAGCTGTGGAATTTCCCAATGCAGTCGCGGTTCTTGACGATTTGGCCGCCCGCCGGTGCGCTCAAGCAATGGGTCTCCGTATTGTCGGAACCCTTGGTCTTATCCTCATGGCCAAGCGTGCCGGAATCATCCCATCCGCGAGCCGCGCGCTCGATGCCGTTGTCGCAGCCGGATTGTTCATCTCGCCGCATCATCTTGAGGCCATCCGTATCCAAGCTCAGGAGGAATAG